One window of the Nocardia huaxiensis genome contains the following:
- a CDS encoding carboxymuconolactone decarboxylase family protein, giving the protein MEPRITPGRLRELGPVNWIVWQVLSRAAGTDDAHLFSTLGQARGLFRGWLHFSGRLMPGGTLRRYETELAILRVAHLRSCEYEMDHHIRLGKRAGVTPEILDRVRVGPSAPGWTPKEQALLTAVDELVTTRDLSDTTWQALAAHYSQPKLIEIVLLVNQYEGLASTITALRIQLDH; this is encoded by the coding sequence ATGGAGCCACGCATAACACCCGGTCGCCTGCGCGAACTCGGCCCGGTGAACTGGATTGTCTGGCAGGTCCTTTCGCGGGCCGCAGGCACGGACGACGCACATCTGTTCAGCACTCTGGGACAGGCCAGGGGCCTGTTCCGCGGCTGGCTGCACTTCTCCGGACGGCTCATGCCCGGCGGCACCCTGCGCCGCTACGAAACCGAGCTCGCCATCCTGCGCGTCGCCCACCTGCGCAGCTGCGAATACGAGATGGACCATCACATCCGGCTCGGCAAACGCGCGGGCGTCACGCCAGAGATCCTGGACCGGGTGCGCGTCGGCCCGTCCGCCCCCGGCTGGACGCCCAAGGAACAGGCTCTCCTCACCGCCGTGGACGAGCTCGTCACCACCCGCGACCTGTCCGACACCACCTGGCAGGCGCTGGCCGCCCACTACAGTCAGCCCAAACTCATCGAAATCGTGCTGCTGGTCAACCAATACGAGGGCCTCGCCAGCACCATCACCGCACTGCGCATCCAGCTCGACCACTGA
- a CDS encoding GntR family transcriptional regulator, whose product MARRGRIPLSERVYRSLRGDLAAGVLVPTERLGEERLAETYGVSRTPVREALARLLADGLVERHPDGFYPYRPRVEELADLYELRILLEARGIQRRHAHDPEPVRRELATWRDLRDHPPEPGAALIAADERFHTALLAASGNAALADALDTVHARVRPLRALDLPTTDRVASMTDEHIAIAEHLLAGDPDKALDALVAHITTSRDHVLARAEHALRLTRMARALRD is encoded by the coding sequence ATGGCGCGCAGGGGGCGTATCCCGTTGTCGGAACGGGTGTATCGGTCACTCCGAGGGGATCTCGCGGCGGGGGTGCTGGTGCCCACCGAACGGCTCGGCGAGGAGCGTCTCGCCGAAACCTACGGCGTGTCACGCACTCCCGTCCGCGAGGCCCTGGCGCGCCTGCTCGCCGACGGCCTCGTCGAACGGCATCCCGACGGCTTCTACCCCTACCGGCCGCGAGTGGAGGAGCTCGCCGATCTGTACGAGCTCCGAATCCTGCTGGAAGCGAGGGGAATACAGCGGCGGCACGCACACGATCCGGAACCGGTCCGGCGTGAACTCGCGACCTGGCGGGACCTGCGCGACCATCCGCCCGAACCGGGCGCCGCCCTCATCGCCGCCGACGAGCGCTTCCACACCGCGCTGCTGGCCGCCTCCGGCAATGCCGCGCTGGCCGACGCCCTCGACACCGTGCACGCCCGGGTGCGGCCGCTGCGCGCCCTGGACCTGCCCACCACCGACCGTGTCGCGAGCATGACCGACGAGCACATAGCCATTGCCGAACACCTGCTCGCCGGTGATCCCGACAAGGCGCTCGACGCCCTGGTCGCGCACATCACCACCTCCCGCGATCACGTGCTCGCCCGCGCCGAACACGCCCTGCGCCTCACCAGAATGGCGCGCGCCCTGCGCGATTGA
- the urtE gene encoding urea ABC transporter ATP-binding subunit UrtE, whose product MLEITDLHTGYGRTEVIHGVSLTVPDDGVAAIMGHNGAGKTSLLRAAVGLLPAKSGRITFDGSDITKHSPSKRVKHGIAYVPQGQQSFQQLSTLENLQVVADGRKRGKELIAEALDLFPALRDLLSRKAGLLSGGQRQQLAIARALITEPKLLILDEPTEGIQPSVVAEIERTIIELTARGGLSVLLVEQHIGFALQAAQQYYVLRSGRITSAGAGGAGAESDVRLAMAI is encoded by the coding sequence ATGCTTGAAATCACCGATCTGCACACGGGTTACGGACGCACCGAGGTCATTCACGGTGTCTCCCTCACGGTTCCGGACGACGGGGTGGCCGCCATCATGGGCCACAACGGCGCGGGCAAGACCTCGCTGCTGCGCGCGGCCGTGGGACTGCTGCCCGCCAAATCCGGCCGGATCACCTTCGACGGCAGCGATATCACCAAGCACTCGCCATCCAAACGGGTCAAGCACGGCATCGCGTATGTCCCGCAGGGTCAGCAGTCCTTCCAGCAGCTGTCCACCTTGGAGAACCTGCAGGTGGTAGCGGATGGGCGCAAACGCGGCAAGGAGTTGATCGCCGAGGCGCTCGACCTCTTCCCGGCGCTGCGAGACCTGCTGTCCCGCAAGGCGGGCCTGCTCTCCGGCGGCCAGCGCCAGCAGCTGGCCATTGCCCGCGCGCTCATCACCGAACCGAAGCTGCTCATTCTCGACGAACCGACCGAGGGCATCCAGCCGTCGGTGGTCGCCGAGATCGAGCGCACCATCATCGAACTCACCGCGCGCGGTGGTTTGAGCGTGCTGCTGGTCGAACAGCACATCGGTTTCGCGCTGCAGGCCGCCCAGCAGTACTACGTGCTGCGCTCGGGCCGGATCACCTCCGCCGGGGCGGGCGGTGCGGGCGCCGAATCCGATGTCCGGCTGGCCATGGCCATCTGA
- the urtD gene encoding urea ABC transporter ATP-binding protein UrtD, whose product MSEEYLEIRGLSVSFDGFKAVADVDLTVLQGDLRFLIGPNGAGKTTLIDAITGLVPATGSAQKSGSELIGKKVHQIARLGVGRTFQTASVFEQLTVLQNLDIAAGAGRSALTLLRKRKSVLPAIEEALETIGLTALRDKPAGILAHGQKQWLEIGMLLVQNASVLLLDEPVAGMSAEEREETGNLLRRIGDKRVVVVVEHDMDFMRAFANSVTVLAGGRVLSEGTVEQVQADPKVQEVYLGTAAAGELPPSTEEVASGTDLKEPADA is encoded by the coding sequence ATGAGCGAGGAATATCTCGAAATCCGCGGCCTCTCGGTGAGTTTCGACGGATTCAAGGCCGTCGCCGACGTGGATCTCACTGTGCTGCAAGGGGATCTGCGCTTCCTGATCGGACCCAACGGCGCGGGCAAGACCACGCTGATCGATGCGATCACCGGACTGGTCCCGGCCACCGGCTCGGCCCAGAAGTCCGGCAGTGAGCTGATCGGCAAGAAGGTGCACCAGATCGCCCGGCTGGGAGTCGGCCGGACCTTCCAGACCGCGAGTGTTTTCGAGCAGCTGACGGTCCTGCAGAACCTGGATATCGCCGCCGGCGCCGGACGGTCCGCACTCACCCTGCTACGCAAACGCAAGTCGGTGCTGCCCGCCATCGAGGAAGCCCTCGAGACCATCGGCCTGACCGCCCTGCGCGACAAGCCCGCGGGGATCCTCGCGCACGGTCAGAAGCAGTGGCTGGAGATCGGCATGCTGCTGGTGCAGAACGCCTCGGTGCTGCTGCTCGACGAACCCGTCGCCGGCATGAGCGCCGAGGAACGCGAAGAAACCGGAAACCTGTTGCGGCGCATCGGCGACAAGCGGGTGGTGGTCGTGGTCGAACACGATATGGACTTCATGCGCGCCTTCGCGAACTCGGTCACCGTGCTCGCCGGCGGCCGGGTGCTCAGCGAGGGCACGGTCGAACAGGTGCAGGCCGACCCGAAGGTGCAGGAGGTGTACCTCGGCACCGCGGCAGCGGGCGAATTGCCCCCGAGCACCGAGGAAGTCGCGAGCGGCACGGACCTGAAGGAGCCCGCCGATGCTTGA
- the urtC gene encoding urea ABC transporter permease subunit UrtC, whose protein sequence is MSIIQRLNANSSLKALGGFAIAAVLLFGIAPAVLSDFRLSLLAKFLCFAIVAVGIGLAWGRGGMLTLGQGVFFGLGAYIMAMHMQMADAAKAGDDVPEFMVISGIDELPSYWQPFESPLVAVLGILLLPGLLALVLGFGVFKRRVKGAYFAILSQALAAALAILLTGQQSIGGFTGLSDFKTFFGYRLDDPVNRRMLFFFAAGALLAVVAIARQLMHSRYGELLVAVRDQEERVRFLGYDPANIKIVAYVVAAFFAGIAGALFTPIVGIISPADIGVVPSIAFLIGVAIGGRTTLLGPVLGAVGVAWAQTSFSETFPSGWVYFQGALFIVVVGFIPAGLAGFGPLAKQVLERARPAKTVTPTPVTEAAAEVIEPEKVEAR, encoded by the coding sequence ATGAGCATCATCCAGCGTTTGAACGCCAATTCCTCCTTGAAAGCCCTGGGCGGCTTCGCGATTGCCGCCGTCCTGCTGTTCGGCATCGCACCCGCGGTGCTCAGCGATTTCCGGCTCAGCCTGCTGGCCAAGTTCCTGTGTTTCGCCATCGTGGCCGTCGGCATCGGCCTGGCCTGGGGGCGCGGCGGCATGCTCACCCTCGGACAGGGCGTGTTCTTCGGGCTCGGCGCCTACATCATGGCCATGCACATGCAGATGGCCGACGCCGCCAAGGCCGGTGACGATGTCCCGGAATTCATGGTCATCTCGGGAATCGACGAATTGCCGTCCTACTGGCAGCCTTTCGAGTCTCCGCTGGTGGCGGTCCTCGGCATTCTGCTCCTGCCCGGCCTGCTGGCGCTGGTCCTCGGTTTCGGCGTGTTCAAGCGCCGGGTCAAGGGCGCGTACTTCGCCATCCTGAGCCAGGCGCTGGCGGCGGCGCTGGCGATCCTGCTCACCGGGCAGCAGAGCATCGGCGGCTTCACCGGGCTCAGCGACTTCAAGACCTTCTTCGGCTACCGCCTGGATGATCCGGTGAACCGGCGCATGCTGTTCTTCTTCGCGGCGGGCGCGCTGCTCGCGGTGGTGGCCATCGCACGGCAGCTCATGCACAGCCGGTACGGCGAACTCCTTGTCGCCGTGCGTGATCAGGAGGAGCGGGTGCGCTTCCTCGGATACGACCCGGCCAATATCAAGATCGTCGCCTATGTGGTGGCGGCCTTCTTCGCCGGAATCGCGGGAGCGCTGTTCACGCCGATCGTGGGGATCATCTCGCCCGCGGACATCGGGGTGGTGCCGTCCATCGCCTTCCTGATCGGGGTCGCCATCGGCGGGCGCACCACACTGCTGGGCCCGGTTCTGGGCGCGGTCGGGGTGGCGTGGGCGCAGACCAGCTTCTCGGAGACCTTCCCGTCCGGGTGGGTGTACTTCCAGGGCGCGCTGTTCATCGTCGTGGTCGGCTTCATTCCCGCCGGGCTGGCCGGATTCGGGCCGCTGGCAAAGCAAGTGCTGGAGCGCGCCCGGCCCGCGAAGACCGTGACCCCGACGCCGGTGACGGAAGCCGCGGCCGAAGTGATCGAACCGGAGAAAGTGGAAGCACGATGA
- the urtB gene encoding urea ABC transporter permease subunit UrtB: MEVAVGQLFTGLSLGSILLLAALGLALTFGQMGVVNMAHGEFIMAGCYTTFVVQQLVSSTGAALIISLFAGFVVGGLLGAALEAGLIRWMYDRPLDTLLVTFGVGLVLQQATRDIFDAQAKQVDIPQWLTGGLEIAGTVVPKTRIFIMVLAVAAVAALAVALKATPMGRRIRAVVQNRSLAETSGISSRFTDLSTFFIGSGLAAVAGVALTLIGSTSPTIGQSYLVDAFLVVVIGGLGQIKGTVIAAFGMGLLNSFVEYSTTASVAKVIVFVVIVIFLQVRPQGLFTVRTRSLA; encoded by the coding sequence ATGGAAGTCGCTGTCGGACAGCTCTTCACGGGTTTGAGCCTCGGCTCGATCCTGCTGCTCGCCGCGCTCGGCCTGGCGCTGACCTTCGGCCAGATGGGCGTGGTCAATATGGCGCACGGCGAATTCATCATGGCCGGTTGCTACACCACCTTCGTGGTCCAGCAGCTGGTTTCGTCCACCGGCGCGGCCCTGATCATCTCGCTGTTCGCCGGATTCGTCGTCGGCGGGCTGCTGGGCGCGGCACTCGAGGCCGGGCTCATCCGCTGGATGTACGACCGGCCGCTGGACACCCTGCTGGTCACCTTCGGCGTCGGCCTGGTGCTGCAGCAGGCCACCCGCGACATCTTCGACGCGCAGGCCAAGCAGGTCGACATTCCGCAGTGGCTGACCGGCGGCCTGGAGATCGCCGGGACCGTCGTGCCCAAGACCCGCATCTTCATCATGGTGCTGGCCGTGGCCGCGGTGGCGGCGCTGGCCGTGGCGCTCAAGGCCACACCCATGGGCCGGCGCATCCGGGCCGTGGTGCAGAACCGCAGCCTGGCCGAAACCTCCGGCATCTCTTCGCGTTTCACCGATCTGAGCACCTTCTTCATCGGCTCCGGCCTGGCCGCCGTGGCCGGGGTGGCGCTCACCCTGATCGGTTCCACCAGCCCGACCATCGGGCAGAGCTATCTGGTCGACGCCTTCCTTGTCGTCGTCATCGGCGGACTGGGTCAGATCAAGGGCACGGTCATCGCGGCCTTCGGGATGGGCCTGCTGAATTCGTTCGTCGAGTATTCGACCACCGCATCGGTCGCCAAGGTGATCGTCTTCGTGGTGATCGTGATCTTCCTGCAGGTACGCCCGCAGGGCCTGTTCACCGTCCGCACCCGGAGTCTGGCATGA
- the urtA gene encoding urea ABC transporter substrate-binding protein yields MQDSPGRDRTRRLIKAITIPATLALSVALVSGCGSRDSDPVSNAKSCVDTSKDTIKVGSLHSLTGTMAISEVTVANSTKLAVDQINAAGGVLGKKIELVLEDGASDPKTFAEKAEKLISSDCVAAVFGGWTSSSRKAMKPKFENLNSLLYYPVQYEGLEDSKNIFYTGATTNQQIVPALDYLKQKGITSLYLVGSDYVFPQTANREIKAYAKANGIEIKGEDLAPLGSTDFSTIVNKVRNSKAGAVFNTLNGDSNVAFFREYANAGLKAADMPVVSVSIAEEEVAGIGVQNIVGQLTAWNYYQTVDTPVNKKFVADYKAAFGQEKPTSDPMEAAYASVFLWKNTVEKAKSFAVADIQAAADGVSFEAPEGTVTIDGANHHITKTARIGEIRSDGLIYTVWDSGKAVTPDPYLKSYEWAAGLK; encoded by the coding sequence ATGCAAGATTCCCCCGGCCGAGATCGCACTCGGCGTCTGATCAAGGCGATCACCATCCCGGCCACGCTGGCCCTGTCCGTCGCACTGGTGTCCGGGTGCGGTTCCCGCGACAGCGATCCCGTGTCCAATGCCAAGTCCTGCGTGGACACCTCGAAGGACACCATCAAGGTCGGTTCCCTGCACTCGCTCACCGGGACCATGGCCATCTCCGAGGTGACGGTCGCCAATTCCACCAAGCTGGCGGTGGATCAGATCAATGCGGCGGGCGGTGTCCTCGGCAAGAAGATCGAGCTCGTCCTCGAGGACGGCGCGTCGGATCCGAAGACGTTCGCCGAGAAGGCCGAGAAGCTCATCAGCTCCGACTGTGTCGCAGCGGTTTTCGGCGGCTGGACCTCGTCCTCACGCAAGGCCATGAAGCCCAAGTTCGAGAATCTGAACTCGCTGCTCTACTACCCGGTGCAGTACGAGGGCCTGGAGGATTCCAAGAACATCTTCTACACCGGCGCGACCACCAACCAGCAGATCGTGCCCGCGCTGGACTACCTCAAGCAGAAGGGCATCACCTCCCTCTACCTGGTCGGCTCGGACTACGTCTTCCCGCAGACCGCCAATCGCGAGATCAAGGCCTACGCCAAGGCCAACGGCATCGAGATCAAGGGTGAGGATCTGGCGCCGCTGGGCTCCACGGATTTCTCCACAATCGTCAACAAGGTCCGCAACTCCAAGGCGGGCGCGGTCTTCAACACGCTCAACGGCGATTCCAATGTCGCCTTCTTCCGCGAGTACGCCAACGCGGGCCTGAAAGCCGCTGACATGCCGGTGGTTTCGGTCTCCATCGCCGAGGAGGAGGTCGCGGGCATCGGCGTGCAGAACATCGTCGGCCAGCTGACCGCCTGGAACTACTACCAGACCGTCGACACCCCGGTGAACAAGAAGTTCGTCGCCGACTACAAGGCCGCCTTCGGTCAGGAGAAGCCGACCTCCGATCCGATGGAAGCCGCCTACGCCTCGGTCTTCCTGTGGAAGAACACCGTCGAGAAGGCGAAGTCCTTCGCGGTGGCCGACATTCAGGCCGCGGCCGACGGCGTCAGCTTCGAGGCGCCCGAGGGCACCGTCACCATCGACGGCGCCAACCACCACATCACCAAGACCGCGCGCATCGGCGAAATCCGTTCCGACGGCCTGATCTACACCGTGTGGGATTCCGGCAAGGCCGTGACGCCGGACCCGTACCTGAAGTCCTACGAGTGGGCGGCGGGCCTGAAGTAG
- the ramB gene encoding acetate metabolism transcriptional regulator RamB, whose translation MAKTYVGARLRQLRTERGMSQVSLAKSLEISASYLNQIEHDVRPLTVPVLLRISEVFGVDAGFFSSQDDTRLIAELQEVVMDQELGIEADAQEIAEMVSAHPGLARAMVNMHRRYRNTTAQLAAATEDRFADGSGSGAISKPHEEVRDYFYQRQNYIHELDTAAEELANRMRFHGGDLKREIARRLTTAHGVQIVERIDLGDGVLHRYDPDARRLEIAPHLSGGQRVFKLAAELAYLECGDLIEKLVEEGNFSSQESRILAKLGLANYFAAATVLPYTHFHEVAEDFRYDIERLSAFFTQSYETICHRLSTLQRPKLRGVPFSFVRVDRAGNMSKRQSATGFHFSSSGGTCPLWNVYETFAYPAKIMTQIAQMPDGRKYLWVARTVERRATRYGEPSKVFAIGLGCELRHAGRVVYADGLDLNEPKATPIGAGCRVCERSSCPQRAFPPLGKSLDISEHRSSISPYVIQ comes from the coding sequence ATGGCCAAGACTTACGTCGGCGCGCGGCTACGGCAGCTGCGTACCGAACGCGGGATGAGCCAGGTCTCTCTCGCGAAGTCGCTGGAGATTTCGGCGAGCTATCTGAATCAGATAGAGCATGATGTCCGCCCGCTCACCGTACCGGTTCTGCTGCGCATCAGCGAGGTGTTCGGCGTCGACGCCGGCTTCTTCTCCTCACAGGACGACACCCGGCTCATCGCCGAACTCCAAGAGGTCGTGATGGACCAGGAGCTCGGCATCGAGGCCGACGCCCAGGAGATCGCCGAAATGGTCTCCGCGCACCCGGGTTTGGCGCGCGCCATGGTGAACATGCATCGCCGCTATCGCAATACGACCGCGCAGCTGGCCGCCGCCACCGAGGACCGTTTCGCCGACGGCAGCGGTTCGGGCGCCATCTCCAAACCGCACGAGGAAGTCCGCGACTACTTCTACCAGCGGCAGAATTACATTCACGAATTGGATACCGCGGCCGAGGAACTCGCCAACCGCATGCGATTCCACGGCGGCGACCTGAAACGCGAGATCGCCCGCCGCCTCACCACCGCGCACGGCGTGCAGATCGTGGAACGCATCGATCTCGGCGACGGCGTGCTGCACCGCTACGACCCCGACGCCCGCCGCCTGGAAATCGCCCCGCATCTGTCGGGCGGGCAACGCGTGTTCAAACTCGCCGCCGAACTGGCCTACCTGGAATGCGGCGACCTCATCGAAAAGCTTGTGGAGGAAGGCAATTTCTCCAGCCAGGAGTCGCGGATATTGGCCAAACTGGGCCTGGCCAACTATTTCGCCGCGGCGACCGTCCTGCCGTACACGCATTTCCACGAGGTGGCCGAGGACTTCCGCTACGACATCGAGCGCCTGTCCGCCTTCTTCACGCAGAGCTACGAGACCATCTGCCACCGGCTTTCGACGCTGCAGCGCCCCAAACTGCGCGGGGTCCCGTTCTCCTTCGTGCGGGTGGACCGGGCCGGCAATATGTCGAAACGCCAGTCCGCCACCGGTTTCCACTTCTCCTCCAGCGGCGGCACCTGCCCGCTCTGGAACGTCTACGAGACCTTCGCCTACCCCGCGAAGATCATGACGCAGATCGCCCAGATGCCCGACGGCCGCAAATACCTCTGGGTCGCCCGCACCGTGGAACGTCGCGCGACGCGCTACGGCGAACCCAGCAAGGTATTCGCCATCGGCCTCGGCTGCGAATTGCGGCATGCCGGTCGCGTGGTCTATGCCGACGGCCTGGATCTCAACGAGCCCAAGGCAACTCCGATCGGCGCGGGCTGCCGCGTCTGTGAGCGATCCAGCTGCCCGCAGCGCGCATTCCCGCCGCTGGGCAAGTCGCTCGACATCAGCGAACACCGAAGTTCCATCTCCCCCTATGTCATTCAATAG
- a CDS encoding ATP-dependent DNA ligase, with amino-acid sequence MLLSQVVQASQTVRATTSRKTKIKAFAELLESAGPDELAPVVAWVSGELTQGRIGTGWRTLTAMEVPAAGGPTLSVAAVDSVFSELAAVNGSGSTARRKELLTGLFAAATKDEHDFLIRLLTGEMRQGALTAIVAEAVAMAFDVPVAAVRRAHMLSGRLPATALAAQTGGAAALAAFRLEVGRPIQPMLASPGATLDTSLAEFGGEVSVEIKMDGARIQVHRKGDQVWVFTRTLRDITSTVPELVELVRGLDCTSVVLDGETLALEDSGRPRPFQETMSRFAADPAVAEANSTRELLLHPYFFDCLHLDGADLLDAQLRDRRDALTKVAGSLSIPALIAPDEEAAAEYFDGALAAGHEGIMIKSLAAPYAAGRRGRAWQKVKPTHTLDLVVLGAEWGYGRRTGYLSNLHLGARDPEGGEPIMVGKTFKGLTDALLQWQTAEFPRHERERDATTVYLFPELVVEIALDGVQTSPRYPGGVALRFARVLRYRPDKEPADADTIDTIRALLPGAPS; translated from the coding sequence GTGCTGCTGTCGCAAGTCGTGCAGGCGTCGCAGACCGTGCGTGCGACCACCTCACGAAAGACCAAGATCAAAGCCTTCGCCGAGCTGCTGGAGTCTGCCGGGCCGGACGAGCTCGCGCCGGTTGTGGCGTGGGTTTCCGGGGAGCTGACGCAGGGGCGGATCGGGACCGGGTGGCGGACGCTGACCGCCATGGAGGTGCCCGCGGCCGGTGGGCCGACGCTGAGCGTGGCTGCGGTGGATTCGGTCTTCAGCGAGCTGGCGGCCGTCAATGGGTCCGGGTCGACTGCTCGCCGCAAGGAACTGCTCACCGGGCTGTTCGCCGCCGCGACCAAAGACGAGCACGATTTCCTGATTCGCCTGCTGACCGGCGAGATGCGGCAGGGAGCCCTGACGGCCATCGTGGCCGAGGCGGTGGCCATGGCTTTCGACGTGCCGGTCGCGGCGGTGCGGCGGGCGCACATGCTGTCCGGGCGACTACCCGCGACGGCGCTGGCGGCGCAGACCGGGGGAGCGGCTGCGCTGGCGGCGTTCCGGCTGGAGGTGGGGCGGCCGATCCAGCCGATGCTCGCCTCGCCGGGAGCCACACTCGATACGTCGCTCGCCGAGTTCGGCGGCGAGGTGAGTGTCGAGATCAAGATGGACGGTGCGCGAATCCAGGTGCACCGCAAGGGCGATCAGGTCTGGGTGTTCACCCGGACGCTGCGCGACATCACGAGCACCGTGCCCGAACTGGTGGAGCTGGTGCGCGGGTTGGACTGCACGAGTGTGGTTCTGGACGGGGAGACGCTGGCCCTGGAGGATTCCGGCCGCCCCCGGCCGTTCCAGGAGACCATGAGCCGCTTCGCCGCCGATCCGGCCGTGGCCGAGGCGAATTCGACCCGGGAGCTGCTGCTGCACCCGTACTTCTTCGACTGTCTGCACCTGGATGGTGCGGATCTGTTGGACGCGCAGCTGCGCGACCGCCGGGACGCGCTCACCAAAGTGGCGGGGAGCCTGAGCATTCCGGCCCTCATCGCCCCCGATGAGGAGGCCGCCGCCGAATACTTCGACGGTGCGCTGGCCGCCGGGCACGAGGGCATCATGATCAAATCCCTGGCCGCCCCGTACGCGGCGGGCCGGCGGGGCCGGGCCTGGCAGAAGGTGAAGCCCACCCACACCCTCGATCTGGTGGTGCTCGGCGCGGAGTGGGGGTACGGCCGCCGCACCGGGTACCTGTCCAACCTGCACCTGGGCGCGCGCGACCCCGAGGGCGGTGAACCGATCATGGTCGGCAAGACCTTCAAGGGCCTCACCGATGCGCTGTTGCAGTGGCAGACGGCCGAATTCCCGCGGCACGAGCGCGAACGCGACGCCACCACCGTCTACCTGTTCCCGGAACTGGTGGTGGAGATCGCCCTCGACGGCGTGCAGACCAGCCCGCGCTATCCGGGCGGGGTGGCCCTGCGATTCGCTCGCGTGCTGCGCTACCGCCCCGACAAGGAGCCGGCCGACGCCGACACCATCGACACGATTCGCGCGCTGCTACCCGGCGCGCCGAGCTGA
- a CDS encoding MarR family winged helix-turn-helix transcriptional regulator translates to MATKTSADNRLWNRMLQLHAHVESRLATVMQRRHGLGLSEYRALNHLDQAPESELRMQELADKLGLNQSSVTRLVGRLNAAEFTYRDLCPDDKRGVYTVITDAGRARYREARATYENTLSAALDEISQEDPAIAELLASARRAG, encoded by the coding sequence ATGGCAACGAAAACGTCCGCGGACAACCGGCTTTGGAACCGGATGCTGCAGCTGCACGCGCACGTCGAGAGCCGATTGGCGACCGTCATGCAGCGTCGGCACGGGCTCGGACTGTCGGAATATCGTGCGCTGAATCACCTCGATCAGGCCCCCGAGAGCGAGCTGCGCATGCAGGAGCTGGCCGACAAGCTCGGACTCAACCAGAGTTCGGTGACCCGGCTCGTCGGGCGGCTCAATGCGGCCGAGTTCACCTACCGGGATCTGTGCCCGGACGATAAGCGCGGCGTCTACACCGTCATCACCGACGCCGGGCGCGCCCGGTATCGGGAGGCCCGCGCCACCTACGAGAACACGCTCAGCGCGGCGCTGGACGAGATCTCGCAGGAGGATCCGGCCATTGCCGAACTGCTCGCCTCAGCTCGGCGCGCCGGGTAG
- a CDS encoding DMT family transporter: MPWVFLLIASVFEVVFALATNATHGFTVLGPSLLTAAAAAGGIFFLSLALKSLDVGVGYTIWTGIGSVGTVVFGSVVFHEEFTPAKAVAFVLIIGGVLGLKLADKLSAPAAVHA, translated from the coding sequence ATGCCCTGGGTCTTCCTGCTCATCGCCTCCGTCTTCGAGGTCGTCTTCGCCCTGGCCACCAATGCCACCCACGGTTTCACCGTGCTGGGTCCGTCGCTGTTGACCGCCGCCGCCGCGGCAGGCGGCATCTTCTTCCTGAGCCTGGCGCTGAAATCGCTGGATGTCGGTGTCGGCTACACCATCTGGACCGGCATCGGCTCGGTGGGAACGGTGGTGTTCGGCTCGGTGGTGTTCCACGAGGAGTTCACCCCCGCCAAAGCCGTGGCCTTCGTCCTCATCATCGGCGGCGTCCTGGGGCTCAAGCTCGCCGACAAGCTGAGCGCGCCCGCCGCCGTGCACGCCTGA
- a CDS encoding DMT family transporter — translation MSWVYLLIAVVFEVAFALGTNATKGFTRLWPSVFTLLAAAGGIFTLSLALRTLDVGVGYTIWTGLGSIGTVVLGALIYKEKITVPKLLSFASIIAGAIVLRVAAGV, via the coding sequence ATGTCCTGGGTCTACCTGCTGATCGCCGTCGTCTTCGAGGTCGCCTTCGCGCTGGGCACCAATGCCACCAAGGGCTTCACCCGGCTGTGGCCGTCGGTCTTCACCCTGCTCGCCGCCGCGGGCGGCATCTTCACCCTCAGCCTGGCCCTGCGGACCCTGGATGTCGGTGTGGGATACACGATTTGGACCGGTCTCGGCTCGATCGGCACCGTGGTCCTGGGCGCGCTGATCTACAAAGAGAAGATCACCGTCCCGAAGCTGCTGTCCTTCGCGTCGATCATCGCCGGGGCGATCGTGCTGCGCGTCGCGGCCGGAGTCTGA